The genomic stretch TaccccccaccttcccacccaCAGCGCACTTTctacccccaccacccccaaatgCTGGGCTTCGATCCCAGGTGGATGATGATGCCTTCCTACATGGACCCACGGATCCCGCCCACTCGGGCCCCAGTGGATTTCTACCCGTCCGCCCTCCATCCCTCGGGTAAGCGAGCCCCAGTGGGCCACCCCAGTGGCGTCCAGGATGGTGTGGTGTTCGGGGTGTTGCTTCGGGATCCAGTCTGGCCGCTCCTGTAACGCACGTGACCAGTCTGAGTTTTAACTTAGTTGTTTGCACCATGAGGGCATGGACAGTACCAGTCGCAAAGAATTACCGGGCAGAGTCTTTCTGATGATGCATTATATGTTGTTTTAACTAGTTCCGATGTCCCTGCAATGCCCTtttgttcctctttccttttttttccccttgtttctttcttttttttcttactgaaggacatctctctttccattcttaatgtttttttgtgacttctctctttttttccttgatttctcctccccatttttaaaatgccatttttaagtATTGTACTCTTTTGTAATTGCGTTGAATACTTAGCCCAGTAATATCTGATTTTTAGCTGGAAGTATTTAAGTATTACTTTAGCTGTAAATTGCTATGAACAGGAGTTTTAAGATACAGCATTTTTGTTACTGTACAGTTTTCAGTGCTCGTCAGGTTTTGATTTGTTACCTTTCTTTGGTTGATGGTTTTTAATAGTATGGCATAAATTTTCCAAATACAGAGTTTTAAGAATATCCGGATGGTGTTAATTTCTAATGTGGCTGCTTTGTGGTCAGATACCATTGTCTGTACGATCTAGAACAGGGGTCAGGAAGCTTTTCTATAAatgccagataataaatattttgggctttgaaCAGCTACTCCATTTTGCTGTTGTAGAACAAAAATGACCAAAGGCGATAGTGATTGAACGAGTCTGTCGctttccagtaaaactttatttttaaaaacaggtggcGGGTCGGGTTTCACTCAAGGGCATTCGTATGCCGGCTAGCTCCCGATCGAGATTGCTTGGcgttttgttgagattttttttttgtaggctaTTACATACTCTTTATTTaacattctgtgttttcttgaaaAGAATATTCTCCAATTGGATGTGGTCCATTCCATCGAACTTGCTGGCTGTGCTGTGCGAGTTTCTCTCACATCCATCACGATttgttacccccccccccccccccccccccccccccactagacATTAACAGCATACCCCAACAAAGACTCCACTGTACTCGGGCGTNNNNNNNNNNNNNNNNNNNNNNNNNNNNNNNNNNNNNNNNNNNNNNNNNNNNNNNNNNNNNNNNNNNNNNNNNNNNNNNNNNNNNNNNNNNNNNNNNNNNCCCCCCCCCATCACTTACTAAGAGGTGCGTGAGAATCTCCCACTGTGACTGTAGGTGTGTTGAATCCCTAAGCCTGCCCGGCTTCACTCTGTCTGGAAGCAGACGGGTCTGGACTGATGTGTCTCGTTCTCCTTATCCTCACACAGCACTGTCCTCCTTAACTGTGCTGTCCACCTCTCCCGTCCACTGTGTCTGATACTGATGTCATCattccaggtttcttttgatgAAGATTCATTTGGTATCTTTTTACCATCCGCCTCCCTGAGCCCTTTTTTGCAGGGGGCGTTTGTAGGTACAAGACGCGTATGGTTTTACCCACCCTGAAAATCTGTGACTGCAGTCGCCAAGGTGCCTCTCTTTGGATTTGGGGCGATTATGATATTCGGATTTTCTGCGGTCCTACTTTATGCTTTCTGTTGATCCCGcctttcttacttttcttcttcctttctttggatCAAGTTTTCCTATGCTTCGGGTTGTTTTACTTCTGCGTGCTGTTTGTACTGTGTTAGTGGTTACGGGACGTTCTGAGACGTGCCTGTGACTGGCATAGGCTGATGGGCGTTCTCCCCCTTCAGCCGAGCTGGTTAGCTCATCAGTCTGCCTTCTGATTTCTCCCTCGAGTTTTAGTTCTCGTTTTGATGCCACCAAATCGGGCATTGCTTCTGCTGCTTCCTGCAGTCTGCTTCTGCGGACTCGCCTGTCCCTTCGCTCTTCCTTCCCGTGTGTTCCATCTGGGTGCGATACGCTTCTTTGTGAAGTACGTTCTGTCGAGTTCTTCGGGGACTTTTTCTGGCAGTAGGTTTTCTTGGCCTGAAGAAGCCTCTATGATACCCTTTCTCTAGCTGGGTGTAGAATTCTGGGTTGGCACGTCTCTCTTTCAGGACCAGGAAGGTAGTAGTCCACTTTCTTCTGGTTCTGTGGCTGCTCAGAGCGATTCGTTTCTGCGGAACCCACTCTGTGTTCTTTCTGGCTTCTTTGCAatctcctctttcctctgtggTTTCGTCTCCCCGTGTTGTgtccattttctctctgcttgtgttcaatttctctctctctctctctctctctctctctcttttttaatttattgcccAGTGAGTTTTTTCAGtgactatattttttattattggacttttttttgtcaattctagtgtgtgtgtgtcatgtttttcttaaggttttaattccttttttatgcttttaataacTTAAAACCTGATTTCCGGTATTTATTATTCTGTTATCTGAAGTTCTCAGGCAGGTAACCCTGTGGGCTCACTGTGGGCTAGTGGTGGGCAGCTTCCCACACATGCTGGGAATTTTGGATTGTGAGCTCATTTTCAACAGAGCTGTATTTGTTGTGGGGATCCGGTACGGCTCGAGTGGAGAGTCTGTCCTTCCAGTTATGTTTTCTCTTGCCTTCCTAGAACCCCTTGCTATTCTAACTTGGGAAAATTCTGGACCACTCTTGGGGAATGCATCTAAACCCTCCTCCCCACAACCTGCATGAAAGCCAGCACAGTTATACATTCCTAGCAGCAAACTATTTTTCCCTAACTGGCCCAGGCCAGGACACAAACTTAAGTTGTTTCCCTGTACTaaagagcgtgtgtgtgtgtgtgtgtgtgtgtttgtgtgtgtgtgtgtgtattttaatatttttatttgtttattttgagagagagagagggagccacccatgtgaacagggaaggggcggggagagagaaagaatctcaagcaggctccacactgccagtgcagagcctgatgtggggcttgaactcacgaactgtgagatcatgtcctgagccaaaatcatgagtcaggcactcaatcgactgagccacccgggtgccccaaaagagcatagatttttaaatctgCCTTTGAATTGAGGGCCTCTGTCTTGAGCAGCTTCTCCTTGTGCAGAAAGCTCCATCCCCTGTGCTGCCGGGGGTCAGAGTCCAAGCCCATGGTTACTAGGACTGACAGGTGTattcccctgctcccctccaggAAGCACCGGCTTGTGGCGCTGGCCGGTGGCTGTGGTTTCAACTCCCTGGAGATTTCCCAATTGCTTGGGAACACAGCTCTGCAAGTGATATGTGTGATGACCTATTCTGCCCCGCGCGTTTGTGGTAGCAGGGTTTTCCAGGTAATAAGAGCTGTGAAAAGAAGCCAGTGTGCCTCATAATGAGTACTTAATGAGTGGTGTATAATTTCAGGGTTCCAGAGAGGGTCCCCACCGGCTGACTCACACTAACTTTATGTTGGAGTCACGTATCAGTGGCATTTGAAGAGGGCGCTCTAGAGCTGAAAGAAAGCTTTAACGCACCGGCCTAACGCAGAGCTGTTTTCTGGCCAGATTATCTCTGTGTAAAAGCCACACAAAATGTGTGTATGCTAATAAGCTCTGTGAAGAAAGTATCTGAAAAATCAGATCTTTTTCTGTCCACAGACTTAGGCCTGATGAGACGTTTAATTTCTGCACCACCTCCCTCCTCACTCTCCCCAGGTTGATGGACGTGGACAGATAGGCCacggtggcagggaggggggtggtggcaCACTTTCCCCTGGTAGCTTATGTCTGGAGGGACCGAGGTGTCCTCTGTGTCTTAATCACCTCAGGCCCGTTAAACAGTTTATTGTCATCTGTGCACCACCATTCACCGTATAAAAACGTGGAGTGTGGCAGTCAGTCCTAGGGCTAGAGATAAAaggaactggggcacctggctggcttgttCAGGAGAGCATCTGACTCTAAATGGTCtaagggttgtgggtttgagccccatgttgggtgtagagattacttaaaaataaaatctttttaaaaataaataaataaaggaaccgatgggggcacctgggtggctcagtcggttaagcgtccgacttcggctgaggtcacgatctcatagttagtgagttcaagccccgtgtcgggctctgtgctgacggctcagagcctggagcctgcttcggattctgtgtctccccctctctgtacccctcccctgcttgtgcactctctttctttgtctctctctctctctgaaatataagtaaacattaaaaaaaaaaaacaaagctgacaCCAGAATCCCTTCCTAAGGCTTGCTGCTCGGGGTTTGAAGCCTGCAGACGGCAGCTCTTGGTCCGTGTGCCTCTTGGCCACACGGCTGGTCTTCCTCGCGCCTGGGCAGGAGACCTCAGCgtccctgctcacacacagacCCTCGTGGCCGACGGGTTGACCTCTCTAGCCTTTTGCTGACATGATGGGCTCTCTAGTTAGATATTTCCAGTTTCCATTTGCCAGTTTGAGGCACTCTTCAGCATGGGGTCCTGAACCTGGAGCTCAGGTTGGACTTCACAGGTCTTAGAATGGATCCGTAGACCCCTCCCGTCGCGTGCTCGTGCGCCTTCAGAGGTTCCGTGTTGAGAGAACACGGAGGGCTCGGCGATGGCGAGCAGGTGGGGTGCTGTGTCCGCCTGATAGGGTAACTGGTAACTACGGTCTCCCTCGGGCCTTGGGTTGCCCCCGAGGTCGGAGTGCGGCTCTCTGCGCTGGCTGATGCAGGGTGATTCTTTGCCTGTGCCTCCTTCAGGACTGATGAAACCCATGATGCCCCAAGACTCCCTCGGTGGGACTGGCTGTCGCTCTGAGGACCAGAACTGCGTGCCCCCGCTGCAAGAAAGGAAAGTGGCCGCCCTCGATCCGGCCCCCGTGTGGAGCCCAGAGGGCTACATGGCGTTGCAGAGCAAAGGCTACTCGCTTCCGCAGCCGAAATCAAACGACGCTTTGGCCGTGGACATGCATGTCAGGTGAGCTGGAACTCCGCCCTCCTGGCCTGCGAGTGAAGGCAGGATGTCCAAATCCTGCTCGTGCGGGGCTCCGGGAGGGGGCGCTGTCCCCACAGGCAGTGTCTTCCGTGGACGGGGAGTACGAGGAGGTTTGCTGGAACGCTTTTGTGTGAGAGGCGCTCACCTGCCGGCGGGGCTGACGGCCGAGGAGAGGTCCTGGGTCAGAGGCAGATCTGCTGAACCTTGGGTCAGGGCGAGGGGTGGGGTCTGGCGGGGCCACGTGCCCGGGTCGTGGCTCCTTCCTGTCCAAGTGGAGCAAGCTGGCCCTGCTGGCCCAGGGCCCCAGACTCTCCGTGGACTCCCAGGCTCCAGCTTGTCGCTTGAACCAGAGGATCCCCAGCTGCTACGCCTCCAGGTGGCACGCTGAGTCCACCAGCAGCCCCCGCACTCTTCACTCTGGACTCCAGGGGCCGCCGACCAATCCACGGCCCAGCAGCTCTGAGACGTGTTTAAAGCTAGAGCAAATGTTGgtgcttatgttttttttctttttcattttctttttaaaaaagattttttttttctttttaaaactaagcTCTGTGTTCAGCATGGAAACCAGGAACCAAGCTCcaatcacattgactgatttttctggttccttttcAGGAATGAAAGCTCTTACTCTGCCCCCCACGGAAGGTCAGGGGGTGTAGGTGCCCAGCGCGATCTCcttgaggagagaggggaggagttCTTGAGTGCTTTTGACAAGAAGGCCCCAGCAGACTTTGACAGCTGTGTCTCTTCTCAAAGAATAGGCCAGGAGCTTTTGTTTCCACCCCAAGAAAATGTTCAGGAAGCGGGTGCTCCTGGGGGTCACAGCCCAGACCTCAGGTGTTCCCCACTGGAGCCCGACTTTGCCCCCGCGGAGAAAAAGCCAGAGTATAGCAGTTGGGACGTTAGCCACCCGCCAGAGTCCACGGACACGGCCAGCGGCATCGAGAAGGGGACACCCCGGGAGGAGCCACCCTTTAACGTCTCCTCCTGGGAGAAGGACGGGAGCCCCAACAAGCAGCCGTCCCTGGAGCCCGAGTGGACTGCCGAGCCCCGGGGCCCCGGCAGCCAGCACCAGGAGCAGACCAGCAGGACGCGGAGGTCGGGACCCATCAAGAAGCCCGTCCTGAAAGCCCTCAAGGTGGAGGACAAGGAGAAGGAACTGGAGAAGGTTaagcaggagctgggggaggagagcgCCCGCGTGGCCAAGGAGAGGGGGCCGGCTCGCAAGGCGGAGAAGGACGAGGATGAAGAGAACGACCCCGCGCTGGCcaactcctccccctcccccttggaGGACCAGGGCCCTGCCCGTGCTAGTGTGGGCCGCGAGGCCAGCAGGTGTGACGAGGACGAGAAGCCGGCCAGGGCCTGGGAGGGCAGACCCCCCCGGGAGTCCAGTGACACGCCCGCGACAAAGAGGAACAATTGGATCTTTATCGACGAGGAGCAAGCTTTCGGGGGCCGAGGGCAGGCCCGGGGCCGCGGCCGTGGCTTCCGAGAGTTCACCTTCCGAGGGCGGCCGGCGGGCGGTGGCCCAGGCCTCTGCGGTGGGGGGGTGCTCGGGGCGCGGGGCGTCTACGGCGGCGGCCAGAGGAGTGGCCGCGGCCGGGGGCTGCGGGACTTTGGCCAGCCGGAGGACTTCCCCAGGGCCAAGCCGCGACGGCGCATCGCCAGCGAGACGCACAGCGAGGGCTCTGAGTACGAAGAGCTTCCCAAGCGGCGGCGGCAGCGAGGCTCGGAGAACGGGAGCGAGGGCTCGCTCCTGGAGCGGGAGGGCAGCACCCTGAGGAGGGGCGACTTCAGGGACTCCTGGCGCTCCACCAAGGCATGCTCCGAGGACCACGGCGGCCCGGAGGCCAAGAGCCGAGGCCCTCGCGCCTTCGGCCGGGCGCTCCCTCCCCGGCTGAGCAGCTGCGGCTACGGCCGGAGAACCTTTGTGTCCAAAGAGGCCGCCCACTGGCAGAGCAAGGGCCCGGGAGCCTCCTGGCAGGAGTACAGCTCCCCAGACACGTGCGGGTCCCGGCGACCCGCAGACAGAGACTGTGTCCCTGACGCCTACAGACATTCTGACTTGCTTGGCGCCAGGGCCTTCGAGGACGGCCGCCTGGAGGACAAGAGGCCCTTCTTCCCCGATGAGCACGCGGCCGATTCGGAAGGCGCCGAGAACCGGCCCTTCCGGAGAAGGCGCCCCCCGCGTCAGGACAAGCCCCCTCGCTTCCGGCGCCTCCGGCAGGAGCGGGAGTCCCTGGGCCTGTGGGGGCCGGAGGAGGAGCCGCACCTCTTGGCGGGGCCGTGGCCGGGCCGGCCCAAGCTCTGCCCCGGGGACAAGAGCGGGTCCCCCGAGCTCTCGTACCAGAACTCGTCCGATCACGCCAACGAGGAGTGGGAGACGGCTTCCGAGAGCAGTGACTTCAGCGAGCGGCGGGAGCGGCGCGAGGGCCCGGGGGCCGAGCCCGACCCGCAGGCGGACGGCAGCCTGCCCGGGGCCGCCGCGGGTGAGAAGAAGGAGCTGGCCAAGAGGAGCTTCTCCAGCCAGAGGCCCCTGGCCGACAGGCAGAGCCGAAAGCTGGAGCCGGGGGGGTTTGGGGACAAGTCCATTAGGCCAGGTGGTGGTGACGCCTCTCCCCGTTATGACAGCCAACAGAATGGGACGCCTTTGAAAGCCAAAAGGTAAAACGCAGACCGAACCCCAGGCTCTTCTCTGTTGCTGTTCTGTTACCAAGCCTGTCGTTGTAAGCAGCACCCATGCATGCATGCCCTGCCGTGTGTCCGGCGCCCCGACTCCGTCCCTCTGTCGTCCTCCAGGAGGGCCGCTGCCCACCCGGGCCGTTGTGTGTGGGCGTCTCCATCACTCGCTCTCACACTGCTTGTCTGCCTCTCTCGTGGcatgttgttgtcgttgttgttgttgtggctTGAAAACCGAAACCCAGAGCCCCAGCCCGTTGGTCCTCGAGCGGTGGCTGCCCCGGCACCCGTCAGGAGAGCTCAGCCTCCATAAGTACCCTTTGCCGCCCCGCCGAGGGGGACGCTTCCTGTGCACGGTGCCGGTCCCCCAGATTCCTCTGCCCCTGGACTGCTCTCCCCCCCGCGTCCTGCTGGGCCATCTAGCCTCCTGGTCCTGTAGGGACAGCTCTTCCCAAGTGGCTCTGCCTCTTGGCCGTGAGGAGATGCGGCTCCGTTTCAGGGATTGACCACCTCCTGGTGGGAAGAGCCAGGCAGTGGCAAAAGCAGGTGAGCTGCCTGAGGCCCTGTGAGCGTCTCTCAGGGGATCTGGAGGCTTCCAGGTGGCTCAGGTTTGTGTGGCTCATTGCCTGCAGGCTGCCTGGAATCCGGGAGAGGGGAGAGCCCGTGCAGAGACTCACTCGTGCAGCCTGTTTTTCTGATCCATGCCTCCGCCTGAGGAAGGCCACTTCCTACCTCCCAGTCTCCTGAGAATCCGGGGCCAGAAACCTGGGGGCCAGAAACCTGGATTGGAATCCACTCAGCCCCAAAGAAGGAGCCCTAGGGGAATGCTGAGCTTTCCAGGTGTTGGGCTGGCCTAGCTTTCCAGGCCCCAGCTGCTGACACGGGGCTTTGCTTCTGACTTCTGCTGAGAGCCTTGTTGTGCGGCCTGGCCCGGCTCCTTGACTCCCTGGTCAGTCTCCTGTGTCAGGAGCGGTAAGGGCTGTGGCCCTGCTCTGGGCGTTCCCCTTCGTTCTTTCCTGTCTGCAGCCCTGCTGAGTTGGGCACGCAGTGGGAAAGAACCGAGGCACTGAGCCCTGGAAGGGGTCAGAGAAGAGCAGTTGTCCCCGTGAGCCGGCAGAGCCACCGCAGCAGTGTGGCCGTAGGAGGGCTGCCGCCGGGGAGCAGCTTCGACTGCGCAGAGGGGGCGCGCTGTAGGTCAGGGCCCTGTGTCCACGTGCGTGCCGTGTGCACATGCTGATcgtccctttctctccttccccagcctctggccGCTTCCGAGCTAACACGGTTCCTCCTTCTTCCTAGGTCCCCAGATGAGGCCTTGCCCGCGGGTCTCGGTTGCAGCAGTGGGAGCAGCCACTACGTGCTGGAGCGGGTGGCCCACGGTGCCTCTGACATCCCCGAGGCCTCCTGTGAGACGGCGGAGGAGGCGGCCAAGCTGGTTGCTCAGAGGGCGGGCGAACAGGGAGAGACCATGAAACAGTTTGACCTGAACTATGGAAGTGAGTCTGTCCcctcacatcttcaggctcctcAAAACCGAGGGCCACGGTGGCTTTCGAGGGTCGCTGGGTTTGCCCATCTGTTCTCTGGACATCGTGGCCTCTGGGCAGGTGGTGGGCCAAGTTCCAGGGCGACGCTGGTGAGCCGAACGGATATGGTTCCTGCCCTCCTGCTGCTCACAGCCTTGCCACCCCCCGTAGCAGCCCCGGTGCCCCAGTTTTACAGAGGGGGACCCCGAGGCCTAGCGAGGTTGTGTGGTGTGTCCAGGGTCACGCGGCTGGCTGGTACCAGAGCAGAGACTTTGGTCACCAGCGTCTTTTCTTAAACTGTAGTGTTAACTGGCGTCTGCTGTGTGAGACGACCATGTGCCGAGGaggtctggggcgggggggggggggggagagaagggacCCTTTCAGGATTTCCATAGACTCCATGTACAGTCTGCTCCTTGGAGGCATCAGGCCTGGTGCCGCCCAACCTTCGGAGCTGAGCTGTCCTTAGATATGAGAAACCGGTAGGGTTGGGTTATTCTTTCTTCCGATGAATGGAGACACTGTCCCTTCTTGTGAAATCTGGGTTCAGATTCCATCATTGAAAACTGCGGATCCAGCCCTGGGGAGGAGAGTGAGGTGGGCCCCATGGCGGGCGAAGGCTTCATTGAGGTCCTGACCAAGAAGCAGCGCCGTCTgctggaagaagagaggaggaagaaggagcagGCCGTGCAGGTagggggtgtggggtggagggcaggCCGGCACAGAGAAACCCAGAGCGAGGAGAGAGAGTTCTGAATCAGGCCCAAGCTAGAAGAGGGGAAGGCGGGCACAGCAGCGTGCTTGTGCCCCCGACATCCACCAACCCTGTTGTCGTGTGGGAGTAGGTGATGTTAGCCCAGTGCTTGGAGAAGGTGACTCATCCCAGGTGACAGCAGGACGCAGACCTCCCTCAGgccccccaggccctcctcctcccaccactCCAGCCTGTGTGGGATGAGATTCGTCACCCAGGGCGTCTCGAGGGCCGGGGACCCTGTATTGGAACTGCAGTCAGGCATGGACCCTGCACCCTTGGCCTCTGCAGCCTGCGTGCACCGGCCTGTCGCCCATCCCGGGGATGGTGTGGTTGGCCTTGCCATTCACCCGTGGCCGAGGCCTTGAGATGCCAGCGTTCCTGCACCCCTGGGGCAGTTTCCCGTGGTGTGGTTCTGGCGGGGAGAACTCGTGCTTCACGCCTCACGTCTGGGCCGGACAGCGTCACCTCTTTTCTCCTTAGGTGCCTGTCAAGGGTCGAGGTCTTTCCTCCCGTATTCCTCCTCGGTTTGCTAAAAAGCAGAACAACTTGTGCCTGGAGCAGGGTGATGTGACCGTGCCTGGCAGCAGCCTGGGCACAGAGATCTGGGAGAGCAGCGGCCAGGGTAAGAGTTGGGTGCTTGGGCTCAGCTGCTTGGTCCACGGCTGTCCCCAGGGCAGGGGGTCTCTTCTCTGGGAGCGTCCTGCTTTGGGGCTGTGCATGCCTGTGGGGTTTGCctgtctcctgcctcctctccggAGCCACGGTGTCAGATACCGTCTCGGCACCACCGGCAGCCCCTGAACAGCTGGAAACTCCCCCGCCTGCGATTTGGGGCAAGAGCACACCATTCCTTGCGTCCACTGATCTGGACAAGGGAGGCCCCGTCCCTGCCCGGCTCCGGTCACGGGGGGAGTTGGCTCGACTCCTTTGCCCCTGTCAGGCACCCAAGAAACTCAGCTTGTGGAGGAGCACCAGGTGACCGCCAGGGAGGAGGAGCGGGTCCGAAGCTTTCCTGTCTGTGCCACGTGCCGGCCCTGACGCCGGGCGCTCCTGGCCGCTCCTCCTCATGCTCTCCTGAGCCAGACAGGCTTGAGACCAAAGTGAGGAGACCTCActttttggaaaatttattttcctgaacttaaaaaaaaacaaaaaaaaaaattcaaacccaatgcccttttttttttggtaactcttcgttttaaaatacaaaaacaatttttttttttttttagcgtttgtttttgagggagggCACGAgtcagaggggggcagagagggggacagaggaccagaagcaggctctgcgttgacagcgtgagccggacgtggggcttgaactcacgagctgtgagatcatgacctgcgccgaagtcggacgcccgaccgaccgagccacccaggtgttcctgagATACAAAACCATGTTAATCGAGCAGATTCTTCATTAATGCCTGCTTGAGGCAGAGCCCTGGAGAGTACACAGGTGAAGAAAAGCATGATGCTTCACAGGGGAGCCTAGAGAAATTATCCATTTCCGGTGTGTTAAACAAAGTAGCCGAGGACCCTGGAGTGCAGTGACGTGACCCCAGAGCCACATGACAGACACTCAAAATTCTGGGTCCTAGGTGTTGATTCTTTGAATCTTCCCTCCTGGCCTGTCACGTTCCGGGCTAAAACCTAGGTTCCAACACGTTACAAATAACACTGGACGACGTTCAACTGTGATTCAAAGTATGATCTTCTCTTCATAAAATATGGCTGTGAGTTGATTTGGTAGCACACGTGAGCAGGGTATCACACTCCGAGTGTCCTCAGATAACCTCCCAGGTTGTCGCTCGGAGCAGGCTGGACGCCAGCCCCTGCCCTCGGGCCTTTACCGCCAGGACCCGCCTCACCGGCCGCTCAGCCCGGGGGCGCGCGCACGGCTTCAGAGGGCCCCTGGCTCTGAAAATAGCACGTCGGGTTTGCGTACATACGCAGGCTCTGCGGCTTTGGTGGGAGTCCTGGAGTGGTCCTCGAGCTAACAGAGGTTGAGTAGTACCAGCCTAGATCCTCGAGAGACTCTGTGAAGCTGCCAGGCTCGTAGAAATGAACAGTCGGCTTAAGATTAAGACCACGTCAGTACACGGAGTAGCGGTACAGCTTTCTCACGGATGTGAACGAGAAGTTGCTGGCGTGCCTTCCAGAGCAAGTAGCAGATGAAGTAAAGGGAAGCACGCTTCTTGGAGTGTGAGGATGTTGGGAAGTCGGGTGAAGCTACCAGAGCAGCTCCAGTGCCCTGCATGGGGcaggagagctgggaggggctGTGCCAGCCAGGCGGTTCCCCTGCGCGGCCCTGACTCTCTGTCTTGCACCCTCGGGCAGCCCTCCCCGTCCAGGCCCCGGCCAGCGACTCCTGGACTAAAGCCGCAACTGCCTTCAACAGCGCCGAGCCTGGCTCCGCCGAGGTGAGTGACCACTGAGCCGCCCGCGGGCAGCGCGCGAGCCCGCCGCCCCCACGGCCGGCTCGTCCTGGGCC from Panthera uncia isolate 11264 chromosome D4, Puncia_PCG_1.0, whole genome shotgun sequence encodes the following:
- the PRRC2B gene encoding protein PRRC2B isoform X9 produces the protein MSDRLGQITKGKDGKSKYSTLSLFDKYKGKSVDAVRSSVIPRHGLQSLGKVATARRMPPPANLPSLKSENRGNDPNIVIVPKDGTGWANKQDQQDPKSSSATGSQPPESLPQPGLQRPVSSLQKPTQSSSQENTNSVPGGPKSWAQLNGKPAGHEGGLRGSSRLLSFSPEEFPTLKAAGGQDKAGKERGVLDLSYGPGPSLRPQNVTSWREGGGRNIISATSLSASPTELGSRNSSAGDGAPSSACTSDSKDPSLRPAQPVRKGASQFMGNVYHPPTYHDMLPAFMCSPQSSENQGTVERGPFPLPQLRLEPRVPFRQFQMNDQDGKESRLGTTRPIRPLRQLVGRAPRPTIINAENLKGLDDLDADADDGWAGLHEEVDYSEKLKFSDDEEEEEVGKDGRPKWNSWDPRRQRQLSMSSADSADAKRPQEEGKDWGEAVGVARVVRKVPEPQPPSRKLHSWASGPDYQKSSLGSVFRQQSVEDKEDKPPPRQKFVQSEMSEAVERARKRREEEERRAREERLAACAAKLKQLDQKRKQAQKAGEAPKPAEKEVPRSPGTEKVPPQENGPAVRKGSPEFPAQGTPNTFSEEAPAAPPAVAQSGGSEEGAREAGSPAQEFGKYQKSLPPRFQRQQQQQQQEQLYKMQHWQPVYPPPSHPQRTFYPHHPQMLGFDPRWMMMPSYMDPRIPPTRAPVDFYPSALHPSGLMKPMMPQDSLGGTGCRSEDQNCVPPLQERKVAALDPAPVWSPEGYMALQSKGYSLPQPKSNDALAVDMHVRNESSYSAPHGRSGGVGAQRDLLEERGEEFLSAFDKKAPADFDSCVSSQRIGQELLFPPQENVQEAGAPGGHSPDLRCSPLEPDFAPAEKKPEYSSWDVSHPPESTDTASGIEKGTPREEPPFNVSSWEKDGSPNKQPSLEPEWTAEPRGPGSQHQEQTSRTRRSGPIKKPVLKALKVEDKEKELEKVKQELGEESARVAKERGPARKAEKDEDEENDPALANSSPSPLEDQGPARASVGREASRCDEDEKPARAWEGRPPRESSDTPATKRNNWIFIDEEQAFGGRGQARGRGRGFREFTFRGRPAGGGPGLCGGGVLGARGVYGGGQRSGRGRGLRDFGQPEDFPRAKPRRRIASETHSEGSEYEELPKRRRQRGSENGSEGSLLEREGSTLRRGDFRDSWRSTKACSEDHGGPEAKSRGPRAFGRALPPRLSSCGYGRRTFVSKEAAHWQSKGPGASWQEYSSPDTCGSRRPADRDCVPDAYRHSDLLGARAFEDGRLEDKRPFFPDEHAADSEGAENRPFRRRRPPRQDKPPRFRRLRQERESLGLWGPEEEPHLLAGPWPGRPKLCPGDKSGSPELSYQNSSDHANEEWETASESSDFSERRERREGPGAEPDPQADGSLPGAAAGEKKELAKRSFSSQRPLADRQSRKLEPGGFGDKSIRPGGGDASPRYDSQQNGTPLKAKRSPDEALPAGLGCSSGSSHYVLERVAHGASDIPEASCETAEEAAKLVAQRAGEQGETMKQFDLNYGNSIIENCGSSPGEESEVGPMAGEGFIEVLTKKQRRLLEEERRKKEQAVQVPVKGRGLSSRIPPRFAKKQNNLCLEQGDVTVPGSSLGTEIWESSGQALPVQAPASDSWTKAATAFNSAEPGSAEQGFKSSQGDSGVDLSAESRESSATSSQRSSPYGTLKPEDMNGPGLEPKADGHKEQAQKQPEPKDSDQGSGQSKEHRPGPIGNERSLKNRKGSEGAERLQGAVVPPVNGVEIHVDSVLPVPPIEFGVNPKDSDFSLPPGSASGPAGNPVVKLQDALASNAGLTQSIPILRRDHHIQRAIGLSQMSFPTADLTLKMESARKAWENSPSLPEQSSPGGAGSGIQPPSSVGASNGVSYSSFGGVSMPPMPVASVAPSASLPGSHLPPLYLDGHVFAGQPRLVPQTIPQQQSYQQVSF